The DNA sequence GGGTTGGGATGGGCCCCCGGCTGGCGCCGGGGGTAATGGTGGGGCGGGCTTGGTTTGGGTTGCGGAATTGGGATGCGTTGGGGCGGTTGGGGTTTTGGCGGGAGAGATTGCTGGGTTGGGGCGGGCCTCCGGCGATGCCGGAGGGAATGTTGGGGCGGGCTTGGTTTGGGTTGCGGAATTGGGATGCGTTGGAGCGGTTGTGGTTTTGGCGGGAGAGATTGCTGGGTTGGAGCGGGCCTCCGGCGATGCCGGAGGGAATGCTGGGGCGGGTTTCGTTTGGGTTGGAGTTTTGATGCGGAAGGGCTTGGATTGGGGTGGTTGGGGTTGGGCTGGGAGAGTGTGCTGGCTTGGGATGGGCCCCCGGCTGGCGCCGGGGGTAATGGTGGGGCGGCTTGGTTTGGGTTGCGGAATTGGGATGTGTTGGGGCGGTTGTGGTTTTGGCGGGAGAGATTGCTGGGTTGGGATGGGCCTCCGGCGATGCCGGAGGGAGGTTATGTTCTAAGAGTTCTGCAAAAGCAAAGAGGGCCATGGTAAGCCTTTCTGATCCGTATCGCAGCGGAAGGAAGGAAAGGACCAATGACCCGAAAGAAGGATACCGCGAACCGGGTGGACTGGAAAGCGGTGATGGCGGAAGACTCCGATTTCATGAAGGCGCTGGTGCAGAGCGTCGTGCAGCAGGTACTGGATGCCGAGATGGAGGAAACGCTCTGTGCGGCGCGGTCGGAGCGCACCCCGATGCGCACCGGCTATCGCAGCGGCTCCTATGTCCGTGGGCTGGTGACGCGGGTCGGCCGCATTGAGCTGCGCGTGCCGCAGGACCGGCAAGGGCGCTTCCGGACCGAGGTCTTTGAGCGCTATCAGCGCAGCGAAAAGGCGCTGGTCGGGGCGCTGGCCGAGATGTACGTGCAGGGCGTGTCGACGCGCAAGGTGAAGGCGATCACCGAGGAACTATGTGGGCATGAGTTTTCGGCCTCGACGATCAGCCGGATCAACCAGACGATGGACGAGGAACTGGAGAAGTTCGCGACGCGGCCGCTGGAGGAGGACTATCCGTTTCTGATCCTGGACGCGCGCTACGAAAAGGTGCGCGAGGACGGCGTGATCCGGAGCCGGGCGGTGCAGGTGGCGATCGGGGTGAACTGGGACGGGCGGCGCTGCATCCTGGCCGTGGAACTGGCCAACCGGGAGAGCGCGTCGAGCTGGCGCGAGTTTCTGGTGAAGCTGCGGCAGCGGGGGCTGCGCGGAGTGGAACTGGTTGTCAGCGACGATCACGCGGGCCTGAAGCGTGCGATTGCCGAGGTCGTGCCGGAGGCCGCCTGGCAACGGTGCTACGTGCACTTCCTGCGCAATGCGCTGGACCATCTGCCGCGCAAGGCCGACGACGATTGTCTGACCGAGTTGCGCTGGATCTACGACCGCCGCAACCTGGCCGAGGCGCGGCAGGATCTGGCGGCATGGCTGAAGAAGTGGGAATCGCGCTACGCCAGATTGTGCCAGTGGGTGGAGGAGCAGATCGAGGAGACGCTGACGTTTTACCGTCTGCCGCAGGCGCACCACAAGCATCTGAAGTCGACGAACATGCTGGAGCGACTGAACGAGGAGCTCAAACGCCGGACCCTGGTGGTGAGGATCTTCCCGAACGCGGCGAGCTGCCTGCGGCTGGTGCGAGCGCTGGCGGTGGAGATCCACGAGGACTGGGTGGAAGCGACGCGCTATCTGAACATGGAGGAGCTGAAAGAGCACAAGAAGCAGCTACTGCGCGATATACAGCCCGCCGCCTGAAGGCGGCCGGGGGTGACTACAGGGTTGAGTGGAGGCGGGGACTCGCTGCCCCCGCCTCCACACCTCCACCCCCGCTCAACCAGAAGGCTCCATGAAGCTCAGTGCTTTTGCAGAACTTGACAGACACAACTCGGAGGGAATGCTGGGGCGGGTTTTCGTTTGGGTTGGGGTTTTGGTGCGGAAGGGCTTGGATTGGGGCGGTTGGGGTTGGGCTGGGATGGGCGGGGGAATCGTTAGTGACGGAGCGTCAGGCACGGGTGAGAGGAAGGAGTCCGACAGGGGCGCCAGCTCCGGTCGTGATGGGCGCCGTCAGGAGCCGTTGGCGTCGGGGTGGCCTCCGGTCGGTGGCTGGGGAGAGGGAACCCCGGGGTGGGGGACTCCGACCGATGGCCGGGGGGGAATGAAACCCCAGGAGGGGCCTTGTTTCAGAAGCCCTTCGGTGAAACTCCCAACGGCTGCCCTGCTTCGCGTCTCACCCTCAGGGTCAGCCCTGTCTTGGGGTCCACGGAGGAGATTGCGTTGAAGTCGGCCGAGTGCTCGGGGTTCCGCGAAAAGAAGAAGGCCGGCACGAATGCCGGCCCGCAAGCCTAGTGGCTCGCCCCACCTTCCGGGTGGCCTCACGATGCGCGGAGGATCCGAAGGATCTGGGAGACCCCGGAGGTTAACGGCCCTCGCTGGACGGTGGGACCAGGCCCTTCAGGCGGAGGTAGGTGACGATGTTGCCGTAGTGCTCGTAGTCGTGGACGATGTTGAAGTTCAGTACGTTGAGTGCCGGACGTTCGGAGCCGAAGAACTTCACGGTGGCGGCGCCCCTGGCGTCGGTCATGCCGTCATAGGCCTTGTCACAGTAGGCGAAGGAGTCCTTCAGACCCTGCACCAGATCCGCCTTGGTGGTTTTGCCCTTTTCGATGCCGCTCACGGGCGGCTTTTCGCCGATGGCCGCGGAGCAGAACATAAAGTTGGCGTCGGCCACATGACCCACCACCTGCCCGAACGAACGGACATCGGGGGTTGGTTTGAAATCGTACTGCTCCTCCGGCATCTTCTCGGCTGCCTTCACCAGATTGCCCTTGGCCATCGTGTAAAGACCCTTGGTTGAAGTGCTGAGCGGGTTGTCGGTTTTCTGTCCAAACGCAGAGGCCGCCATTGTCAGAATCAAAAGAGGAAACAGGAATCGCATGGGGGCAGGATGGCAGGCGGCGGACGGGGTGTCAACAGGATGGGGCGCTAATTGTCGCTAGTATGTGATCTGTCCGCATGAGTTCACACGTGATCTGTCCGTTCGAGCAGAGCGGCGGGCGAGTCTTGGAAGGTGGAAGCCCCCAAGGATTGCCCGGCCGCGGAAGTGGAGCGGATGATGAAGCTACAAGAAGTGCTGCTGAAGGCCATGGCGAAGAAGATCACATGGTGGAGCGCGGCGGAGATCATCGGAGTGAGCGACCGAACGATGCGACGCTGGCGGGAGAGGCTGGAAGAGCACGGCTATTCGGGCTTGGCCGACCGGCGGAAAGGCAGGCCGAGTGACAAGAGGGTGCCCTTG is a window from the uncultured Paludibaculum sp. genome containing:
- a CDS encoding IS256 family transposase, which codes for MTRKKDTANRVDWKAVMAEDSDFMKALVQSVVQQVLDAEMEETLCAARSERTPMRTGYRSGSYVRGLVTRVGRIELRVPQDRQGRFRTEVFERYQRSEKALVGALAEMYVQGVSTRKVKAITEELCGHEFSASTISRINQTMDEELEKFATRPLEEDYPFLILDARYEKVREDGVIRSRAVQVAIGVNWDGRRCILAVELANRESASSWREFLVKLRQRGLRGVELVVSDDHAGLKRAIAEVVPEAAWQRCYVHFLRNALDHLPRKADDDCLTELRWIYDRRNLAEARQDLAAWLKKWESRYARLCQWVEEQIEETLTFYRLPQAHHKHLKSTNMLERLNEELKRRTLVVRIFPNAASCLRLVRALAVEIHEDWVEATRYLNMEELKEHKKQLLRDIQPAA
- a CDS encoding DinB family protein, which translates into the protein MAASAFGQKTDNPLSTSTKGLYTMAKGNLVKAAEKMPEEQYDFKPTPDVRSFGQVVGHVADANFMFCSAAIGEKPPVSGIEKGKTTKADLVQGLKDSFAYCDKAYDGMTDARGAATVKFFGSERPALNVLNFNIVHDYEHYGNIVTYLRLKGLVPPSSEGR